From the genome of Mustela lutreola isolate mMusLut2 chromosome 16, mMusLut2.pri, whole genome shotgun sequence, one region includes:
- the LOC131818803 gene encoding receptor-type tyrosine-protein phosphatase H-like isoform X2, which produces MKRTRGSLEAWGSLVLLGLCSWTGSWATVPKPVRNLSVKDQTNSSITLGWTEPDGTASQHYLYRIQWEGTGTPGNKSTDNTSVLVDGLQPGSWYQFAVWVELNGTRSSQETCNVSTAPNRVMDLHKEAQTNSSITLRWKSPTDPHSQAYTYWIQWAAGEHPQGDHDPRGHQANQTRETNHTYYEVQALEPGTLYNFSVWAERSNVASSAQGLLESTAPSPVTITSCISISGGHGVILTWSCPRGGYEAFELQVGEQQDSQNRSSCGKRVSVWGLWPAQSYPAIVTTIWDGMRAPSASVTCRTENSGVIVGAIVGVTLFLIPVGLLIFFLKKRHEKSQREPAPRGLVFSFSEDILAEDFADHVRKNEKDSNFGFEEEYQQLALETYSQSQTVALAPENSAKNRYRNVLPYDWSRVPLKAIQEEPGSDYINASFMPGLENPQEFIATQGPLPQTVGDFWRLVWEQQSRTLVMLTNCVESGQVKCEHYWPLDAKPCTHGHLQVTLEGEEVLEDWTVRDLTLQHMQEQKTLPVRQFHYMTWPDHGVPHSTDPMLAFRKVLRQWLDQTAEGGPPIVHCSAGVGRTGTLIALDVLLRQLDRDQRVGPFSYVQKMRESRPLMVQTEAQYVFLHHCILRFLQQSGRVPTDNGVAYENPLYENV; this is translated from the exons ATGAAGAGGACCAGAGGGAGCCTTGAGGCCTGGGGGAGCCTGGTGCTGCTG GGCCTGTGCAGCTGGACAGGGTCCTGGGCAACTG TCCCCAAGCCCGTCAGAAACCTGAGCGTGAAGGACCAGACCAACAGCTCCATCACCCTGGGTTGGACAGAGCCAGATGGCACGGCCTCTCAGCACTACCTGTACAGGATCCAATGGGAGGGTACCGGCACACCTGGGAACAAAAGCACGGACAACACCAGCGTCCTTGTGGACGGACTGCAGCCCGGGTCCTGGTACCAGTTTGCCGTGTGGGTGGAGCTAAATGGAACCCGCAGCTCCCAGGAGACTTGCAATGTCAGCACAG CTCCCAACAGGGTCATGGATCTGCACAAGGAAGCTCAGACCAATAGCTCTATCACCCTGCGATGGAAGTCCCCCACAGACCCCCACTCTCAGGCATACACATACTGGATCCAGTGGGCTGCTGGGGAACATCCCCAAGGAGACCATGACCCCCGAGGACATCAGGCCAACCAGACACGAGAGACGAATCATACCTACTATGAGGTTCAGGCCCTGGAACCCGGGACTCTGTACAACTTCAGCGTGTGGGCAGAGAGGAGCAACGTGGCCAGTTCTGCACAGGGCCTCCTTGAATCCACAG ccccaagCCCGGTCACCATCACCTCCTGCATCAGCATCTCTGGGGGCCACGGGGTCATCTTGACCTGGTCCTGCCCCCGAGGAGGCTATGAGGCCTTTGAGTTGCAGGTGGGTGAACAGCAGGACTCTCAGAACAGGTCGTCCTGTGGGAAGAGGGTGTCTGTGTGGGGTCTCTGGCCGGCCCAGTCCTACCCAGCCATTGTCACGACCATCTGGGATGGAATGAGGGCCCCGTCTGCCTCTGTGACCTGTCGCACCGAGAACTCAG gggtcaTTGTGGGAGCCATTGTTGGTGTCACCCTGTTTCTCATCCCCGTGGGTCTGCTGATTTTCTTCCTGAAGAAGAG GCACGAGAAGAGCCAGAGGGAACCAGCACCCAGGGGTCTGGTCTTCAG CTTCTCAGAGGACATCCTGGCGGAAGACTTTGCTGACCATGTCAGGAAAAATGAGAAGGACAGCAATTTTGGCTTTGAGGAGGAGTACCAG caaTTGGCTCTGGAGACCTACAGCCAGTCTCAAACAGTGGCCCTGGCTCCTGAAAACAGCGCCAAGAACCGTTACAGAAACGTGCTCCCCT ATGACTGGTCCCGTGTGCCCCTGAAAGCCatccaggaggaaccaggctctGACTACATCAACGCCAGCTTCATGCCT GGTCTCGAGAACCCCCAGGAGTTCATCGCAACCCAGGGCCCCCTGCCCCAGACGGTGGGTGACTTCTGGCGCCTGGTGTGGGAGCAGCAGAGCCGCACCCTCGTCATGCTGACCAACTGTGTGGAATCTGGCCAA GTGAAGTGTGAACATTACTGGCCTCTTGACGCCAAGCCCTGCACACATGGGCACCTCCAAGTGACGCTGGAGGGTGAGGAGGTGCTGGAGGACTGGACAGTCCGAGACCTGACGCTCCAGCAC ATGCAAGAGCAGAAAACGCTGCCTGTGCGACAGTTCCATTACATGACTTGGCCAGACCATGGCGTCCCCCACTCCACAGACCCCATGCTGGCCTTCCGGAAGGTGCTGCGGCAGTGGCTGGACCAGACCGCGGAGGGAGGCCCCCCCATTGTGCACTGCAG TGCTGGTGTGGGCCGCACGGGTACCCTCATTGCCCTGGACGTCCTACTGAGGCAGCTGGACCGGGATCAACGTGTGGGGCCCTTCAGCTACGTGCAGAAGATGAGGGAAAGCCGGCCTCTGATGGTGCAGACTGAG GCCCAGTATGTCTTCCTGCACCACTGCATCCTACGGTTTCTCCAGCAGTCAGGCCGAGTCCCAACAGACAATGGGGTTGCATATGAGAACCCGCTGTATGAGAATGTCTGA
- the LOC131818803 gene encoding receptor-type tyrosine-protein phosphatase H-like isoform X1 has protein sequence MKRTRGSLEAWGSLVLLGLCSWTGSWATVPKPVRNLSVKDQTNSSITLGWTEPDGTASQHYLYRIQWEGTGTPGNKSTDNTSVLVDGLQPGSWYQFAVWVELNGTRSSQETCNVSTVPNVVTSLRIQNRTNSSLTLSWTAPVGPDHPSYTYWVSWVIEGTMVINTQDTRVSNTSDTRITLEQLEAGSLYTFTVQAERNGVSSDIRTLTEATAPNRVMDLHKEAQTNSSITLRWKSPTDPHSQAYTYWIQWAAGEHPQGDHDPRGHQANQTRETNHTYYEVQALEPGTLYNFSVWAERSNVASSAQGLLESTAPSPVTITSCISISGGHGVILTWSCPRGGYEAFELQVGEQQDSQNRSSCGKRVSVWGLWPAQSYPAIVTTIWDGMRAPSASVTCRTENSGVIVGAIVGVTLFLIPVGLLIFFLKKRHEKSQREPAPRGLVFSFSEDILAEDFADHVRKNEKDSNFGFEEEYQQLALETYSQSQTVALAPENSAKNRYRNVLPYDWSRVPLKAIQEEPGSDYINASFMPGLENPQEFIATQGPLPQTVGDFWRLVWEQQSRTLVMLTNCVESGQVKCEHYWPLDAKPCTHGHLQVTLEGEEVLEDWTVRDLTLQHMQEQKTLPVRQFHYMTWPDHGVPHSTDPMLAFRKVLRQWLDQTAEGGPPIVHCSAGVGRTGTLIALDVLLRQLDRDQRVGPFSYVQKMRESRPLMVQTEAQYVFLHHCILRFLQQSGRVPTDNGVAYENPLYENV, from the exons ATGAAGAGGACCAGAGGGAGCCTTGAGGCCTGGGGGAGCCTGGTGCTGCTG GGCCTGTGCAGCTGGACAGGGTCCTGGGCAACTG TCCCCAAGCCCGTCAGAAACCTGAGCGTGAAGGACCAGACCAACAGCTCCATCACCCTGGGTTGGACAGAGCCAGATGGCACGGCCTCTCAGCACTACCTGTACAGGATCCAATGGGAGGGTACCGGCACACCTGGGAACAAAAGCACGGACAACACCAGCGTCCTTGTGGACGGACTGCAGCCCGGGTCCTGGTACCAGTTTGCCGTGTGGGTGGAGCTAAATGGAACCCGCAGCTCCCAGGAGACTTGCAATGTCAGCACAG TTCCCAATGTAGTGACAAGTCTCAGGATACAGAACCGGACCAACAGCTCCCTCACCTTGAGCTGGACAGCTCCCGTGGGCCCAGATCATCCTTCCTACACCTACTGGGTCTCGTGGGTCATAGAGGGCACTATGGTCATTAACACTCAGGATACCAGGGTCTCTAACACTTCGGATACGAGGATCACACTGGAGCAGCTGGAAGCTGGGAGCTTGTACACCTTCACTGTCCAGGCGGAGAGGAATGGGGTCAGCAGTGACATCAGGACACTCACAGAAGCCACT GCTCCCAACAGGGTCATGGATCTGCACAAGGAAGCTCAGACCAATAGCTCTATCACCCTGCGATGGAAGTCCCCCACAGACCCCCACTCTCAGGCATACACATACTGGATCCAGTGGGCTGCTGGGGAACATCCCCAAGGAGACCATGACCCCCGAGGACATCAGGCCAACCAGACACGAGAGACGAATCATACCTACTATGAGGTTCAGGCCCTGGAACCCGGGACTCTGTACAACTTCAGCGTGTGGGCAGAGAGGAGCAACGTGGCCAGTTCTGCACAGGGCCTCCTTGAATCCACAG ccccaagCCCGGTCACCATCACCTCCTGCATCAGCATCTCTGGGGGCCACGGGGTCATCTTGACCTGGTCCTGCCCCCGAGGAGGCTATGAGGCCTTTGAGTTGCAGGTGGGTGAACAGCAGGACTCTCAGAACAGGTCGTCCTGTGGGAAGAGGGTGTCTGTGTGGGGTCTCTGGCCGGCCCAGTCCTACCCAGCCATTGTCACGACCATCTGGGATGGAATGAGGGCCCCGTCTGCCTCTGTGACCTGTCGCACCGAGAACTCAG gggtcaTTGTGGGAGCCATTGTTGGTGTCACCCTGTTTCTCATCCCCGTGGGTCTGCTGATTTTCTTCCTGAAGAAGAG GCACGAGAAGAGCCAGAGGGAACCAGCACCCAGGGGTCTGGTCTTCAG CTTCTCAGAGGACATCCTGGCGGAAGACTTTGCTGACCATGTCAGGAAAAATGAGAAGGACAGCAATTTTGGCTTTGAGGAGGAGTACCAG caaTTGGCTCTGGAGACCTACAGCCAGTCTCAAACAGTGGCCCTGGCTCCTGAAAACAGCGCCAAGAACCGTTACAGAAACGTGCTCCCCT ATGACTGGTCCCGTGTGCCCCTGAAAGCCatccaggaggaaccaggctctGACTACATCAACGCCAGCTTCATGCCT GGTCTCGAGAACCCCCAGGAGTTCATCGCAACCCAGGGCCCCCTGCCCCAGACGGTGGGTGACTTCTGGCGCCTGGTGTGGGAGCAGCAGAGCCGCACCCTCGTCATGCTGACCAACTGTGTGGAATCTGGCCAA GTGAAGTGTGAACATTACTGGCCTCTTGACGCCAAGCCCTGCACACATGGGCACCTCCAAGTGACGCTGGAGGGTGAGGAGGTGCTGGAGGACTGGACAGTCCGAGACCTGACGCTCCAGCAC ATGCAAGAGCAGAAAACGCTGCCTGTGCGACAGTTCCATTACATGACTTGGCCAGACCATGGCGTCCCCCACTCCACAGACCCCATGCTGGCCTTCCGGAAGGTGCTGCGGCAGTGGCTGGACCAGACCGCGGAGGGAGGCCCCCCCATTGTGCACTGCAG TGCTGGTGTGGGCCGCACGGGTACCCTCATTGCCCTGGACGTCCTACTGAGGCAGCTGGACCGGGATCAACGTGTGGGGCCCTTCAGCTACGTGCAGAAGATGAGGGAAAGCCGGCCTCTGATGGTGCAGACTGAG GCCCAGTATGTCTTCCTGCACCACTGCATCCTACGGTTTCTCCAGCAGTCAGGCCGAGTCCCAACAGACAATGGGGTTGCATATGAGAACCCGCTGTATGAGAATGTCTGA